A window of the Terriglobales bacterium genome harbors these coding sequences:
- a CDS encoding efflux RND transporter periplasmic adaptor subunit, whose amino-acid sequence MALLVIIAALLLSACSGQGAKATTATTTVETNSDPNLLSIEHPEQFPLVSVETRKIADILRVNGVVSPDISRAVPVLSLSGGRVVETRVRLGDDVKKGQVLLLISSPDIAAAFSDYQKYSADELLARKQLERSQLLFSRGAIAQRDLEAAQNAENKAVVDQTTAANRLRILGADPDHPSPILAVKAPISGTIIEQNTTNGGVVRSIDNSPNLFTIADMSRVWVLCDVYENMLDRVHLGDTAEIRLNAYPDRAF is encoded by the coding sequence ATGGCACTCCTGGTCATCATAGCAGCGCTATTGCTCAGCGCCTGCTCGGGACAAGGTGCGAAGGCCACCACCGCCACCACCACTGTCGAAACTAACAGCGATCCCAATCTGCTCTCCATCGAGCATCCAGAGCAGTTTCCACTGGTATCCGTGGAAACGCGAAAAATCGCCGACATCCTGCGCGTCAACGGAGTGGTCTCACCGGACATCAGCCGGGCAGTCCCGGTGCTTTCGCTCTCCGGTGGACGCGTCGTCGAAACTCGTGTGCGCCTGGGCGATGACGTCAAAAAGGGACAGGTGCTGCTACTGATCAGCAGTCCCGACATCGCCGCCGCTTTTTCCGACTACCAGAAGTACTCTGCTGATGAACTGCTGGCGCGAAAGCAATTGGAGCGCTCGCAATTGCTTTTCTCCAGGGGCGCAATCGCACAACGCGATTTGGAAGCCGCGCAGAATGCGGAAAACAAAGCCGTAGTTGACCAGACCACCGCTGCCAATCGCCTTCGCATCCTGGGCGCCGATCCCGACCACCCTTCGCCAATCCTCGCCGTCAAAGCGCCAATTTCCGGAACCATCATCGAGCAGAACACCACAAACGGTGGCGTGGTGCGCTCCATCGATAACTCCCCCAATCTTTTCACGATTGCCGACATGTCTCGTGTGTGGGTGCTCTGCGATGTGTACGAAAACATGCTGGACCGCGTCCACCTCGGCGACACCGCAGAGATCCGTCTGAATGCATATCCCGATCGCGCATTC
- a CDS encoding TonB-dependent receptor codes for MRLLRILALIALGSATLVGQTFRGTILGTVTDSSGATVADATVTVRNMSTGLERTTQTSADGSYAVPELPIGTYMVTITQTGFQTWATRGVEANVATERRVDAQLKPGQISQVVEVTGEDLPQVETTSSELGGTLTTGQIQDIPINGRDFTKLIYLNPGIAGSPDQISDSPGSYGLFSMNGSRGRSNNFLLDGTDMNDGYRNLPAINEAGVFGDPATILPLDAVAELRVLSNYEAEYGRNSGAIVNIVTKSGTNQWHGSALEYWRSGQLGARNFFNTSDLSKNSFLNNQFGGSFGGPIIKDKTFFYVDYEGQRESGKQAGLSCVPTGSSADGSLSPNDSPNPVIQKLLARHPWPAPNFGSGGCPNLSTATPFKNRVDSMIAKVDHNFNIHNLVSGRYYFGDSDQSFPFAQLAGGLLPGFNTTTPTRVQLVSLSWVRVIGSTQVNEARLGWNRFVEGFFPEDQSFDPSSIGLNTGVGAYEGGLPVINVENFSQIGATEGIPRNRVDSNWHFLDNYSWKFGRHDLKLGYEFRRTTITQRFENSFRGSLSFDTLADFLQGTPDDGSQRRGNTLRHTFQNNHGFYVQDSLRWSPRLTLNLGLRWDYFGVVGEKDNLLYQFVPTGGGDNVPVGQLYDKDYNNFAPRIAFAYDLTGKGKTVIRGGWGIFYDAFAQDIFLGHLPWNCAFCPGPAYPGIGPAAIQKLALSGGALDPNIPVYDVASAGPLGDFFATDPNMRTPYIQNFNLNLQRAFGNKAVLQVGYVGTKGTKLFRFRDINQPSQAQITAFDLANGVSAYGVARPFSNLFYINMEESKATSIYHALQTSLRLSSWHGFSSQVNFTWSHSIDDASDSEDFSPNQAQPTNSLNPLGERGNSSFDIRRRFTWNFTYEFPRLSGSMSRLKNGWGLDGVISLQDGQPFHLNYFFEGDYSGAGEGFDRPDVVGPIRFGSAPFNFLDLSSFAVPCTWNPNLNPGATDESNCVAGTRHFGDLRRNSLRGPSFKEVNFSIFKNTPITEKVNLQIRAEFFNLFNHPNFANPIMPNFIADPGAPDPATGRHTGFYPLTATGDVGIGNPFLGSGGPRGIQFAGKITF; via the coding sequence ATGAGACTCCTCCGCATACTCGCATTGATCGCGCTTGGTTCGGCAACGTTGGTCGGCCAGACTTTTCGAGGGACGATTCTGGGAACGGTGACTGACTCCTCCGGAGCAACGGTCGCAGACGCGACCGTAACTGTCCGCAATATGAGTACGGGCCTGGAACGCACCACGCAGACCAGCGCTGACGGCAGCTACGCGGTCCCCGAGCTTCCCATCGGCACCTATATGGTCACTATAACCCAGACCGGATTTCAAACCTGGGCTACCCGCGGAGTTGAAGCGAACGTCGCCACCGAACGGCGGGTGGATGCCCAACTCAAGCCGGGACAAATATCCCAGGTAGTCGAAGTCACCGGCGAAGACCTCCCGCAGGTGGAAACCACCTCCTCAGAATTGGGCGGCACGCTCACCACCGGGCAGATTCAGGATATACCGATCAACGGGCGTGACTTCACCAAGCTCATCTACTTGAATCCTGGGATTGCCGGCTCTCCCGATCAGATTTCTGATTCCCCCGGTTCGTACGGACTGTTCTCCATGAATGGCTCGCGCGGACGCTCCAATAATTTCCTGCTCGACGGCACCGATATGAACGATGGTTATCGAAACCTTCCTGCCATCAATGAGGCCGGCGTATTTGGCGATCCGGCCACGATCTTGCCCCTGGATGCCGTCGCGGAGCTGCGGGTCTTATCCAACTATGAAGCGGAGTACGGCCGCAATTCCGGTGCCATCGTGAACATCGTCACCAAGAGTGGCACCAATCAGTGGCATGGCTCTGCGCTGGAATACTGGCGCAGCGGACAACTGGGTGCCCGGAATTTTTTCAACACTTCGGATCTCTCCAAGAATTCATTTCTCAATAACCAATTCGGCGGATCTTTCGGCGGACCCATTATCAAAGATAAGACTTTCTTCTACGTGGACTACGAAGGGCAGCGCGAATCGGGAAAGCAGGCTGGCCTTAGCTGCGTGCCCACTGGAAGCTCCGCCGATGGCTCCCTGAGTCCCAACGACTCCCCCAATCCGGTTATTCAGAAGCTGTTAGCCCGCCATCCCTGGCCGGCGCCTAATTTCGGCAGTGGTGGATGTCCCAACTTGTCCACCGCCACGCCATTCAAGAATCGCGTGGACAGCATGATTGCCAAGGTCGATCACAACTTCAACATACATAACCTCGTCAGTGGCCGCTATTACTTCGGCGACAGTGACCAGAGCTTTCCCTTCGCCCAGCTTGCCGGAGGCCTCCTGCCCGGCTTCAACACCACAACTCCCACGCGTGTGCAACTGGTCTCGCTTTCCTGGGTGAGAGTCATCGGATCCACCCAAGTCAATGAAGCCCGCTTGGGTTGGAACCGTTTCGTCGAAGGATTCTTCCCTGAGGATCAGAGCTTTGATCCATCATCGATCGGTCTCAACACTGGCGTAGGCGCTTATGAGGGCGGCTTGCCCGTCATCAATGTGGAGAATTTTTCTCAAATCGGCGCCACTGAGGGAATTCCACGCAACCGGGTGGACTCCAATTGGCATTTCCTGGACAACTACTCCTGGAAATTCGGGCGTCATGACCTGAAATTGGGTTACGAATTTCGCCGCACTACCATCACGCAACGATTCGAGAATTCTTTCCGGGGCTCGCTGAGCTTTGACACATTGGCCGATTTCCTCCAAGGCACACCCGACGACGGGTCGCAGCGTCGCGGCAACACCCTACGACATACTTTCCAAAACAATCACGGCTTCTACGTTCAGGACAGCTTGCGCTGGAGTCCGCGCCTTACGCTGAACCTTGGTTTGCGCTGGGACTACTTCGGCGTTGTGGGCGAGAAGGACAACCTCCTCTATCAATTTGTTCCCACCGGCGGCGGAGACAACGTTCCCGTCGGGCAACTGTACGATAAGGACTACAACAATTTCGCGCCGCGCATCGCCTTCGCTTACGACCTCACCGGAAAAGGCAAGACGGTCATTCGCGGCGGCTGGGGAATCTTCTACGACGCCTTCGCCCAGGACATCTTCCTCGGCCACCTGCCCTGGAACTGCGCTTTCTGTCCCGGACCCGCTTACCCTGGAATCGGTCCCGCAGCTATCCAGAAACTGGCCCTTAGCGGCGGGGCACTGGATCCTAATATTCCTGTGTACGACGTCGCTAGCGCCGGGCCGCTGGGAGATTTCTTTGCCACTGATCCCAACATGCGCACGCCCTACATACAAAATTTCAACCTCAACCTGCAGCGGGCATTCGGCAACAAAGCGGTCCTGCAGGTCGGATACGTAGGGACGAAGGGCACAAAGCTATTCCGCTTCCGTGACATCAACCAGCCGAGTCAGGCACAGATCACGGCCTTTGACCTGGCAAATGGAGTCAGCGCTTATGGCGTGGCGCGGCCCTTTTCCAACCTCTTCTACATCAATATGGAGGAATCGAAGGCGACCTCCATCTACCACGCCCTCCAGACCAGCTTGCGCCTGAGCAGTTGGCATGGTTTCTCCAGTCAGGTCAACTTCACCTGGTCGCACTCGATTGACGATGCCAGCGACAGCGAAGACTTTAGTCCAAATCAGGCGCAACCCACCAACAGCTTGAACCCGCTCGGCGAACGCGGTAACTCCAGTTTCGATATCCGCCGCCGTTTCACTTGGAATTTCACTTATGAATTTCCCAGGTTAAGCGGCAGCATGAGCCGCTTGAAGAACGGTTGGGGTCTCGATGGCGTAATCAGCCTGCAGGATGGGCAGCCGTTTCATCTCAATTACTTCTTCGAAGGAGATTACTCCGGAGCTGGCGAGGGCTTCGATCGCCCGGACGTGGTCGGACCAATTCGCTTCGGCAGCGCTCCGTTTAACTTCCTCGACCTGAGTTCATTTGCCGTGCCGTGCACCTGGAATCCCAATCTGAATCCGGGCGCTACGGATGAGTCCAACTGTGTCGCCGGCACGCGCCATTTCGGCGATTTGAGGCGGAACTCGTTGAGGGGGCCGTCGTTCAAGGAAGTCAACTTCTCCATCTTCAAGAACACGCCCATTACGGAGAAGGTA